The following proteins are co-located in the Flammeovirga kamogawensis genome:
- the rmuC gene encoding DNA recombination protein RmuC encodes MKFTEMDVEVSMNIAVLIVACLIVIAVLLVVIVYFFLKQKYAQQEHQFKVEVEERLKLTQAKNEASQLNQNLINENTVLKQSLSVAETEKTAYKNQLLDVQNKYQIIDSNLAEVSNNYANTKGILETLNENKKSIEKELDYLKESEQELKTENIQLREINRSMQERLNQNAIDLQNLNQQFKKEFENLANKIFEEKSSKFTDQNKSNLNTILHPFKDQIESFRKKIEDNYGKESNERTSLRTELEMLRKMNNQISEDAQNLTKALKGDKKTQGDWGEMILDSVLSKSGLREGSEYYIQPTYSTDEGEKQRPDVVVNYPGEKQVIIDSKVSLNAYERFVNAEQDNQQEKEIALHIRALKAHVEELAKRDYQKLEGIRCLDYVIMFVPVEPAFLVALQYDDSLWDYAYKRKVVLVGPTTLMATLKVIEELWRNEHQQKNIEDLVNHATKIYDKARGFVDTMLVLQKKVGDSKTEVDKAIGKLTEGKGNLISLVHQMNEKGNLSPKKKIAPSLIEDAIRENNNID; translated from the coding sequence TTGAAGTTTACAGAGATGGATGTAGAAGTGTCAATGAACATTGCTGTGCTAATTGTAGCATGTTTAATCGTAATAGCTGTTTTATTAGTTGTAATCGTATATTTTTTCTTAAAACAAAAATATGCTCAACAAGAACATCAATTTAAGGTGGAAGTGGAAGAACGCTTGAAACTAACTCAAGCAAAAAATGAGGCTTCTCAATTAAATCAGAATTTGATAAATGAAAATACTGTACTAAAACAATCATTATCTGTTGCTGAAACAGAAAAAACAGCCTATAAAAATCAACTTCTTGATGTACAGAATAAATATCAAATAATAGATAGTAACCTTGCCGAAGTATCTAATAACTATGCAAACACTAAAGGTATATTAGAGACTCTAAATGAGAATAAAAAATCAATAGAAAAAGAGTTAGACTATTTAAAAGAAAGCGAACAAGAATTAAAAACTGAAAATATTCAACTCCGTGAAATAAATAGAAGTATGCAAGAGCGTTTAAATCAAAATGCTATAGATTTACAAAATTTGAATCAACAATTTAAAAAGGAATTTGAAAATTTAGCAAATAAAATTTTTGAAGAAAAGTCATCAAAATTTACAGATCAAAATAAATCTAACCTTAATACAATTTTGCATCCTTTTAAAGATCAAATAGAAAGCTTTAGAAAGAAAATTGAAGATAATTATGGTAAAGAATCTAATGAAAGGACTTCTTTGAGAACTGAATTAGAAATGCTTAGAAAGATGAATAATCAAATTTCTGAGGATGCACAAAACTTGACAAAAGCATTAAAAGGAGATAAAAAAACGCAAGGAGATTGGGGCGAGATGATTTTGGATTCTGTCCTTAGTAAATCTGGGTTAAGAGAAGGAAGTGAATATTATATTCAGCCAACTTATTCTACTGATGAAGGGGAGAAACAACGCCCTGATGTAGTAGTTAATTACCCAGGAGAGAAACAAGTAATAATTGATTCTAAAGTTTCTTTAAATGCATATGAGCGGTTTGTGAATGCGGAGCAAGATAATCAGCAAGAAAAAGAAATAGCATTACATATTCGAGCTTTAAAAGCACATGTAGAAGAACTTGCAAAAAGAGATTATCAGAAATTAGAAGGGATACGCTGTTTGGACTATGTTATTATGTTTGTTCCTGTAGAACCTGCGTTTTTAGTTGCCTTGCAATACGATGATTCATTATGGGATTATGCATATAAGAGAAAAGTGGTTCTTGTTGGACCAACTACATTAATGGCAACTTTAAAAGTGATTGAAGAACTTTGGAGAAATGAGCATCAACAAAAAAATATTGAAGACTTAGTAAACCATGCTACAAAAATATATGATAAAGCAAGAGGGTTTGTGGATACTATGTTAGTGCTTCAGAAGAAAGTGGGTGACTCTAAAACAGAGGTAGATAAAGCAATTGGTAAACTGACTGAAGGGAAAGGAAATTTAATTAGTTTAGTGCATCAAATGAATGAAAAAGGCAACCTTAGTCCAAAGAAAAAAATAGCACCTTCTTTAATAGAAGATGCTATTCGTGAAAATAATAATATTGATTAG